GTAGGTCAGCACGCCGCCGGCTTCGGTGATGGTCGGGGTTGCACTCAGGGTCAGGGTCGACGCCTGCAGCACCAGATTGCCGGAGGCGGTGGTGCCTTGGGCGCCTGCCAGCTGGGTTTGGGTCGTACCGGCCTGGCCCAGCGGGCCGGTCGGGAAGCCGATAGTCGGGTCGACGCGGCCGGCGGTCGCGTCCAGCACCACGAAGCTGTGGCCGCCGCCCGCCGCGCCATTACCGGCAGCGGTTGCGCCTGCGGCAGTGGCTTCCAGGTCGGTGGTCGGGTCGGCGCCGGCGGCGATGGCTTGCTGCAGTTCGGCAACCGACGGCGCGGCTTGCTCGGTGGCCGCCGCCAGGTCGAGGCTGGAGTCCGGCATATCGGCGCTCCACTGCGTATCGCGACCCAGGTCCAGCGTACGGCCATCAGCCAGTTCCAGGCTGACCGAGCCGGACATGCCGGTGTCGATCTGGTCGCCCGCGAACAGGCGATCGCCCTCTACCAGTACGCGGCGCGCCCCTTCCGGAGAAATAACGAAAACTTGACCAACAATGCTTTTGACGATGGCAACAACACTGCTCATTAAAGATTTCTCCGGCGATCCGTTTCTGATGAATTCCATGTGGCCGCTCGGGGGAGGGCCAAACAGGAGGGGCGTAGGCTAAGAAGTTACTGGCGTCAAATATTTGGCTAGATTTATTCGCTATCTAGTTTATGCCAAACTATTGACCTTATGGTCGCCATCCTAAACAATTGGCCCCGTAATGTCACATTGATATTTATGCGGCGAACCGTCCTACATGTGTGAAGCAGTTCCGCTTTTTGAACTTTCCGACGTACGGTCATTACGGTAGCCATTATCCGACTCAGCGAGGCCAATCGCTGTGATTTGAGACAAGAAGTCCTGGGGAATTTTTAAATGCGTTTGCACCTGTTTATGGCTATACCGTTCGCTCTCGCCGCCAGTTTTGTACAAGCCCAAACATTGCCCCAGGCCATGCAGCAGGCATTAGATGTGCACCCGGAAATTCAGGCCGGTGTGAACAGCCGTATCGCCGCCGATTACCAATTGCGCGCCGCCCAAGGTGGTTACCTGCCTCGCGTTGATTTGAACGCCGGTTATGGCCGTGAAGGTACTGACGATTCCAACACTCGCGCCGTCAGCGGCCCGAACGGCAACCAGTGGGACACGCACAACCGGGGCGAATCCAGCCTGCGTTTGCAGCAGATGATTTTTGACGGCTTCGCCACTTCCAGCGAAGTCGGGCGTCAACAAGCCAACGTCAATTCCCGCGCTTACTCCTTGCTGGGTACTTCCGAGCGCACCGGGTTGACCGTCGCCCAGGTGTACCTGGATGTGCTGACTCGCCGTGAGTTCGTGCGCCTGGCTGAAGAAAACCTGCGCAACCACGAACGTATCTACGACCAGATCAAGCTGCGCACCCAGCGTGGCGTTGGTAATGGTGCCGACCAGGATCAGGCCGAAGCGCGTCTGGCCCAGGCCCGCAACAACCTGATCACCGAGCAGACCAACCTGGCCGACTCTCAAGTCAATTACCTCAGCGCCGTCGGCCAGATGCCCGACCAGCTCGAGCGCCCGGCGCCGTTCATGGCCATGCTGCCGGCTGACTTCAACGAAGCACGCCGCCAGATGCTCGACAACAGCCCCGTCCTGCGTTCGGCCGAGTCGGATATTTCCGCCGCCGAAAGTCAGTACGAAGCGGCCAAGTCCAGCTTTTACCCGCGCTTTGATGCTGAGCTTGGCACTAATGCCGACAACAACGTCGGCGGCGACGCCGGTCACAGCAACGGTTGGGAAGCCATGGTGCGCATGCGCTTCAACCTGTTTGCCGGTGGCAGCAACAAGGCTGACCTGCAATCCAAGTCCTACCAGGCCAGCCAGGCGCTGGATATCCGCAACAATGCTTTGCGCCAACTCAACGAAGAACTGGGCCTGGCCTGGAACGCCTTGAACAACGCCAACGCGCAATTGCCGGTCGCCCAGCAATACGTGGATCACAGCACCCGCGTGCGCACGTCCTACCAACAACAGTTCAGCCTGGGCCAGCGTACCCTGCTCGACTTGCTCGACAGCGAGAACGAATTGTTCACCGCTTCCCGTCGTTTGGAAGAGATCAAGAACATTCAGTTATTTACTCAATATCGAATCAAGGCGACCATGGGCGAATTGCTCAAAAGCCAGGGAGTGGTCGCACCGATGGCCTCCGTCGTCCAGAACGACGTGAAGCCAAAAGTCCAACTGCCTGGGATGAATTGAGTCACCCCAATAGCCCCAACTGTTAGTCGAGAGTGCAGCGCGTGGAATCCGAAGTCAGTCGAGTTCATCTCAGTCATGATCCACGCACGCTGCACGACGACCCGTTACTCGACGGGTTGTTGGCGCTCTGTGCCCTGCATCAAAAACCGGCTAGTGCGGCCATGCTCACCACCGGCCTGCCGCTGCCCTCGCAGCGCTTGAGTGCCGACTTGCTCTCACGCGCAGCCGCGCGTGCCGGGCTGCAGGGCCGGGTGTTGCAACGCAAGCTGGAACAGATCCCGACGA
The sequence above is a segment of the Pseudomonas sp. R76 genome. Coding sequences within it:
- a CDS encoding TolC family outer membrane protein, with amino-acid sequence MRLHLFMAIPFALAASFVQAQTLPQAMQQALDVHPEIQAGVNSRIAADYQLRAAQGGYLPRVDLNAGYGREGTDDSNTRAVSGPNGNQWDTHNRGESSLRLQQMIFDGFATSSEVGRQQANVNSRAYSLLGTSERTGLTVAQVYLDVLTRREFVRLAEENLRNHERIYDQIKLRTQRGVGNGADQDQAEARLAQARNNLITEQTNLADSQVNYLSAVGQMPDQLERPAPFMAMLPADFNEARRQMLDNSPVLRSAESDISAAESQYEAAKSSFYPRFDAELGTNADNNVGGDAGHSNGWEAMVRMRFNLFAGGSNKADLQSKSYQASQALDIRNNALRQLNEELGLAWNALNNANAQLPVAQQYVDHSTRVRTSYQQQFSLGQRTLLDLLDSENELFTASRRLEEIKNIQLFTQYRIKATMGELLKSQGVVAPMASVVQNDVKPKVQLPGMN